The segment ccatattgttattcattttgctcctttgcaccccagtaccgctacttgcccactcatcttctgcacatctatcaccccagtgtttaatttgccatactggaataattttgccactatggcctatttattgcgtcaccccccttatcctacctcattttcacacactgcatttagactttctctattgtattattgactgtatgtttgttttttccatgtgtaactctgtgttgttgtttgtgtcacactgctttgctttatcttggccaggtcacagttgtaaatgagaacttgttctcaactagcctacctggttaaataaaggtgttctcaactagcctacatggttaaataaaggtgaaataaaaataaatacaaaaacagcctggaggtgtgttgggtcattgtcctgttgaaaaacaaatgattgtcccactaagtgcaaaccagatgggatggtgtatcgctgcagaatgttgtggtagccatgctggttaagtgtgcatggaattctaaataaatcacagacggtgctttgctggtgacactatcatacctcctccatgcttcacggtgggaaccacacatgcggagatcatctcacaaggacatggcggttggaaccaaaaatctcaaatttggtttccactggtctaatgtccattgctcgtgtttcttggcccaagcaagtctcttcttgttggtgtcctttagtagtggtgtctttgcagcaatttgaccatgaaggcctgattcatgcagtctctgaacagttgatgttgagatgtgtctgttacttgatctctgtgaagcatttatttgggctacaatctgaGGTACAGTTTAACTCtaaggaacttatcctctgcagcagaggtaacgctgGGTCTGTCTttcctgtcctcatgagagccagcttcatcatagcacttggtttttgcgactgcacttgaagaaactttagaagttcttgaaatgttatggattgactgaccttcatgtcttaaagtaatgatggactgttgtttctctttgcttatttgacctgttcttgtCATAGTATGGACTTAGCCCTAGTTGGTAAAATAccatcttctgtgtaccacccctaccttgtcgcagcacaactgattggctcaaacgcataaagaaattccacattcacttttatcaaggcacacctgtgtgttgaaattaattccaggtgactacctcatgaagctggttgacagaatgccaagtgtgcgcaaagggtgactactttgaagaatctcaaacaaatcaaaatatatttgatatttaacacttttttgttgttactatatgattccatatgtgttatttcatagttttgatgttttcattattattctacaatgtagaaaatagtacaaataaagtgTGGAATgtgtaggtgtcaacttttgactggttgtgtgtgtgtgtattttatatatatatatatatataacataacAGTTGTATTGGTTGCAAAAATGTTGTATAATTTGAATTGTAAAAACtcagttttgaatccggcgtggTTTTGTGAATCCTTAACTCCTCCCCTTTCCACTTGCCGCCTCCATTTTTGCAGTGATGCTGCAgtcagttggttgtaattttgaatacagcagacatttccatattttTGTTAACAATTCCACCCGTCCTATTTATATCATTTACAAATATTAAACcatttttaaacatatttttcaaaaacgttattttttgttgttgttgagtttaaCAATATttgtttaatccaccagaaaacaCTGAACAAATATTAAACCAAATTTGCAACCAGCTTTCTATGGCTGGTTTTAAAAATAGCGATATTTTGGAGAAAGTGAATGAAGGCGAGTAAGGCCATGCTACTTCAGTTGGGACAAAGGCTGTTTTTATACTGTTGTTCTAGGTCATTTTAAGAAGGTTTTGAATGCTCTTTTTTTAGCTCGACGGAGGAAATGAACATCTATTTTTACTCTGCTGGGTGCATGTGAGCATAGCACAAGTCAATGAATCTCCCCTCGCTGTGTTTCACTGGGAAGTCAATGAATCTCCCCTCGCTGTGTTTCACTGGGAAGTCAATGAATCTCCCCTCACTGTATTTCACTGGGAAGTCAAAGAATCTCGTCTTATTGGGAAGCTGGATGTCTGCAGTGGCTCATCTGAGGAGAGCACGAGATGCTACCAGTCCAGTCTATACGAACTTGCTTTCCTCCAGATATGTAGGTTATTTGCTAACATTTAGCCTACTGTGCATGTACTGTGCATGTACTGTGCATGtactgtgtatgtactgtgtatgtactgtgtatgtactgcatgtacTGTGTATGTACTGCAGAGAATCCACCCACGGTTAGGCTGCACTGTATTACCCAGCCAACACAGCACACCCAACCTAAATGCTTCACTTGAAACATTGCATAACGCTGCACTGCCTTGCGTTTATGAAGGGTGTCTCTGATGCTCTCTGCAGCCCTTTTTCCCAGTTGTTAGTGGTACAGGGAGCCATTGGAAGCTTTAAACAGCAAGTGGTGTTTAAGTGTCTGGTTACTTCTGAGCCAATGTACACTATATACGAAGGTATGTGGaaacccttcaaatgagtggatcgGTCTCTTTCAGCCACACCccatgctgacaggtgtataagatcgagcacacagccatgcaatctccatagacaaacgttggcagtaaaatggccttacacggaacccaaaccggctgcgcgtgctatcgtgcatacatttattttgtcccccttacaccaaacacgatcacaacacacaggttaaaatatcaaaacaaactctgaaccgatgacattaatttggggacaggtcgaaaagctagctaatttgtcctatttagctagcttgctgttgctagctaatttgtcctgggatataaacattgagttattttaactgaaatgcacaaggtcctctactccgacaattaatccacacataaaacggccatccgaatctagtccaacgctctaaccactaggctaccctgccgccccacatttaaccaggtaggctagttgagaacaagttctcatttacaactgtgtgacctggccaagataaagcaaagcagtgcgacacaaacaacagttacacatggaataaacaagcatacagtcaaatAACccaagagagtctatatacagtgtgtgcaaatggcgtgaggaggtaaggcaataaataggccatagtagtgaagtaattacaattgagcagattaacactggagtgatagatgagcagatggtgatgtgcaagtagaaatactgatgtgcaaaagagctgaaaagtaaataaaaacaatatggggatgaggtaggtagattagatgggctatttacagatgggctatgtacagctgcagcgatccgttagctgctcagatagctgatgtttaacgttaatgagggaaatatgtctgccgcttcagcgatttttgttttatttttatatttttttgcaattagttccagtcattggcagcagagaactggaaggaaaggcggccaaagtaggtgctggctttggggatgaccagtgagatgtacttgctggagtgcgtgctacgggtggatgttgttatcgtgaccagtgagctgagataaggcagagctttacctagcatcgacttatagatgacctggagccagtgggtctggcgacgaatatgtagcgagggccagccgactagagcatacaggtcgcagtggtgggtggtataaggggctttggtaacaaagccttcccagaattgTGGAgaatgttatagcagcaaagggtggaccaactccatattaacgcccatgGTTTGGagtgagcaggtgtccacatacttttggttatgtggTGCTTCCTTGCCTAATGGCCCGTCTGGGTTAGAGGGAACATCATCATGTCCAGGTCAATGACAGTTGTTGTTCAGGACACGTACCAGGATGCATCTCAATGGTCTCAAGTGTCGTCATTTCCTCGTGTTCTTTCCAACACAGATCTACCAACATGGAGCAGAGCCTGTAATTGGCTACCTGCCAAGGTGGCTGGTGTAGAAGACATGCATGGGGTCGCTTTAGAGTTCATAAAGCTGCATCTTCAAAACGCAGTCCATCAAATCTGCCTTTTTaaaaccatttcacctgcattttattttgttattattttgCTTCAGTAGTGATCAGGGGCATAAAAATATAGTTtaccttcacagaaaatacattagtgcaagacattcggcagaaaatagcttcattCATCAGATGACAATAAAGTGCAACTCTATTTGGCATtcagccacacaagtaaatgagcttacaatgaaaaagctagctatatatatatatttgtgtgttattattatttatttttttagcaaAAAACGATACATGGCCATCAAATTTCTATtgtttatcatagaaagaatgtCGCTAGCTACATTTCCGGATGTTTTACTGGAAGCTAATCATGCATTTTACCAGAGAAAAGTAAAACAGAGAGTCAgttcagagtgctgtctgctgatagaatgcctgTTTCATGTATTCTCATCTGAgtgaagtgcaactgaagcacaaaattagTCTAGGCACAAAAAAAGCATTTAAACCAGCATTTTACAAAACGCAGCAAGATTTTTATTTTGCGTTTTTCTTTTTTGTCTGTGTGAAAACCCAGAATTCTGCATTTAACAGGACCTCTGCAAATGTACCTGCCAATAGCTGGCAGAAATCAACCTGCCTCAGGCCCGGATGAGAGCAGATCCTAAATATCTTTCTGCTGCATCACTCCCACTCATCCAATGTTGTGCCGatcaggagaggagaaaggggtcCATGTTTAGACTATAGAGGCACAGTCCTCGGCTGAATCCCATGTTCCTTCAGTTGCTGTTGTAAAACAACAACCCCATGGTCCCATTACCCTAGCCTGGATGAGAAGTCCCCACTTGTTGCTTGTGAACAGTGTTAATGAATGCACTGTAGTGTGCATTTCACACAGGAGAGGTCTCTGGTCTCCATTGTGTAGGCAGAAGCAGACCTACTGCAGGAGCTAACATGAGTCACTGTTCAGTGAGTATTCCTCTGATTATGGTTGAGACTTTGGTTGGGACAAACCAAGGCGGTTAAATTGCTGCTTGTATGACAATAGGGTTAGACAACTGAGGGTAAATGAGTGAGGTAATCTGTTTGTgctttctcgctctctgtgtcaTCGTTCTGATTTATGAGCGAGTCGTTcacctgttttctattgttgAGTAATCTCTGGGTAGATAACAAATGGAGCTGTACAGTCACTAACACGTTACGGTACTATTCGGAAGTCCACACCAAAAACAGTACCAAGCATTCTCACAACACATGGTTCAACTGGGGGTTTCTCTGTTCTGCTTTATTGAAAGTAAGAATTGACAGGTCATGGTATAGATAAGTTTTCTTAAAGAACTAGGCtgatctttcctctcctctcataggAAAGAAGAAGAACCCAGGCCTCAAGCTCTCCAAAGAGGTCTTTGATCAGCCCCCACCTGCAGCCGCAGCGTAAGGCTTCTTCTCTGTCATTGGTTGGCCGGATTCCAGGGTGTCTTTTTCGTGGTCGCGCTGTGCATCTCAGAAGATCGCTACATCATATTAACGTGGTTTCTGAGATGGTGGGCTAAACACTTCTCCGGATATTGTGAGAGCTCATCATCTGTGCAGCACGACTCCAAAAAAGATGCCCTGGAAATTAGCCACTGCTGTGTGTTTGTCACAAACGTGACGAGGACCTCAGTGCaggtgatgtgtgtgttttaatttCTTAATAATGGTGACGAGGACCTCAGTGCagatgatgtgtgtgttttaatttCTTAATAATGGTGAAGAGGACCTCAGTGCaggtgatgtgtgtgttttaatttCTTAATAATGGTGAAGAGGACCTCAGTGCaggtgatgtgtgtgttttaatttCTTAATAATGGTGAAGAGGAAAACCCCTGATGCCAGAGAGAAGCTAACAAAAGAAACAGGGAGAGGTAGCTGTACAGTAATAGAGGATGTGGTTATGGTTTTATATGCAGATGTCATTACCTGAACCTCCTCTTTCACACCCTAAATTCTACCACCCAGGTTTCACATAGCATCTTGTCAAACTACAGTCGTACAGTGGGATGTTCAATAAGAAAGAGCATTAGTTGTTTGTGTTAAGTTTGATATCGATGTCACATCTTTAAACGAATGCATGGTATTAATCCCActacctatcctctctcctcagcCCCCCTCGAGATCTGGATTCCAAAGCCTGTGTTACCATTGGAGAAAAGGTAGGGAAGGGAGGAACGTTGTGCTCAGACTGTAGTACTTCACTTTCTATCACCTTTTGTGGTTTTacttgggtcatgttcattagacaCCAAACGGAcgaaaacggactgaaacagcGAGGGGTTGcttggggtgtattcattacgccaATTCTGTTGGAAAACGTTTCTTAACCGGAATGGGGCCggacctgaatttgtccaatagaaagtCATGTTTTGTAACTTTGGACTAATGCTTACACCCCTGGACTGGTCCTATAAGAAGCACTTACTTTTGTTTTAATTTCTGAATAATCCTGATGAAAGAAACCACTGATGCCAGAGAGAAACTaaacagaaagacagggagagtgtTGAAGAGAGTTGTACTGTAGTCAACGATAAGTATATGGTTTTGGTGTCAAAATGGTGATGTCATTACCTGACTCAGAAATCCTAAACTAAACCACCTGGGTCCAATACGAAATATGTATTTTTGTTTTCCGATGGGGCCTAATGAACACGACTCTGGGGTTTTCTCTTTTGCATGTATTGGTTGAACGTGATGTGATTGGCTGAtagacctctgtctctctccactgtgtttctccctctggtCAGAACTTTGTTATGAAGGCAGATGACTTGGAGCAGATTGGGGAGCTGGGTAGAGGAGCGTATGGCGTGGTGGACAAGATGAGACATGTGCCCAGTGGGCTTATCATGGCCGTCAAGGTGGGTGGAGTGCTCCAGGGTGCATGTTTAATGAGCCAATGTTAtggaacgttgcagatagaaatgccagGAATAGAGACAACACGATTCCTTATGTCAGAGGTGTGTTTGTTCTACATAGCATATGTGTATCTGAATGTTTCAAAATGTTGCCTTCTACTGAAACAGACATTTTAGATTTCtgtacattgcattcggaaagtattcagaccccttgatgtgaataaggtatttcattcattcattatttCTGAATtactgaatccattttagaataaggctgtaacgtaacaaaatgtgtaaagagTCTACGGATCTGAGATCTTTCCGACGGCACTTTATCAGAGATGTTTATTAGATGTTTTCAAAAGTCAAAACAGACATTTTCTATTTACATATCTGAGATGTTGATTATATAAGTGTGCGTGTCACTTTTAAAGACGAGCCACACAGCtctatctcaacatcaacactcCTGACCAACACAgacaactcctatggtcattttgggctcccgagtggcacagcggtctaaggcactgcatttcagtgctagaggcgtcactacagaccctggttcgattccaggctttaTCGCAACCGCCCGTGATTGGgactcccatagggcggcgcacaattggcccagctttgtccaggttagggtttggctggggtaggccatcattgtaaataagaatttgttcttaactaggtaaataaaggttaaataggtaaataaaggttaaatatgtttttattgtcAAGCCAAACGGGACAATGAATGACCTCTGAGCAGATGATGTATTTTGTTTTAATTTCTGAATAATCCTGATGAAAGAAACCACTGATgccagagagaaaaaaacaggtCGTTTAACGGTAATAGATGAGGTTATGGTGTCGTATGCAGATGTCATACCAAATTTAAAGTTTATTTTCACCGGGAAGTCATCATCTTTAACAAGAATGCCCCTGAACTATATGTAATTTACACACAAAAATAAAATAGATACATTATGGAAGAGATAGTTAGTGTTCCTGTGAGTCTTCCATTCAAATTGCCGTGGTCTGAGCCAAAGGGCTTTGTTCCTTCTAGTGATTGTATTTCTGTGACTGCCCCCCCCAGAGGATCCGGGCCACAGTGAACACCCTGGAGCAGAAGAGACTGCTGATGGACCTGGACATCTCCATGAGGACCGTGGACTGCTTCTTCACGGTCACCTTCTACGGCGCTCTCTTCAGAGAGGTCAGCTCTCAGCACCACATCTGTAGCACAGCCTGGGTTTGCCTGGACACTGTCACTCAGCACCACATCTGTAGCACAGCCTGGGTTTACCTGGACACTGTCACTCAGCACCACATCTGGAGCACAGCCTGGGTTTACCTGGACACTGTCACTCAGCACCACATCTGTAGCACAGCCTGGGTTTACCTGGACACTGTCACTCAGCACCACATCTGTAGCACAGCCTGGGTTTACCTGGACACTGTCACTCAGCACCACATCTGTAGCACAGCCTGGGTTTACCTGGACACTGTCACTCAGCACCACATCTGTAGCACAGCCTGGGTTTACCTGGACACTGTCACTCAGCACCACATCTGTAGCACAGCCTGGGTTTGCCTGGGCACTGTCACTCAGCACCACATCTGTAGCACAGCCTGGGTTTGCCTGGACACTGTCACTCAGCACCACATCTGTAGCACAGCCTGGGTTTGCCTGGACACTGTCACTCAGCACTACATCTGTAGCACAGCCTGGGTTTGCCTGGACACTGTCACTCAGCACCACATCTGTAGCACAGCCTGGGTTTGCCTGGACACTGTCACTCAGCACCACATCTGTAGCACAGCCTGGGTTTACCTGGACACTGTCACTCAGCACCACATCTGTAGCACAGCCTGGGTTTGCCTGGACACTGTCACTCAGCACCACATCTGTAGCACAGCCTGGGTTTGCCTGGACACTGTCACTCAGCACCACATCTGTAGCACAGCCtgggtttacacaggcagcccaattattGTATTTTGCCCATTTATTGGCAAAAATTCTGATTGTTCAAAATACCAATTATTGGCCAAATTTCTGAATTGGGTTACTTGTGTAAACAGCTAGCACACCGTCAAATTAAGATGGAGTTATCTGGACTTAATTTGAATTGGTAATAAGGAAAACCTGTCCTTGTTTCATTCCCTTCATCAACTGGTTGGAAAAGACTTAACAGGTTGTTACTttccccagcaagaaaaccaACAATTGTCACTCAAACCGAAAGGGGAACTAAGAGTCACTGAGAACAACCAAAAGGAAACGGGtgggttttaggaggggttctgaaggTCACTCATGGGGGTGTCGAGATGggaaccagcacaggtgtaacacgtgctgactaacgagatggggggggaccagcacaggtgtaacacgtgctgactaacgagatggggggggaaccagcacaggtgtaacacgtgctgactaacgagatggggggggaaccagcacaggtgtaacacgtGCTGACTAACGAGATGGGGGGAACCAGCACAGGGGTAACACGTGCTGACTAACGAGATGGGGGggaaccagcacaggtgtaacacgtgctgactaacgagatggggggggggaccagcacaggtgtaacacgtGCTGACTAACGAGATGGGGGGGGGGCCAGCACAGGTATAACACGTGCTGACTAACGAGATGGGGGGggaccagcacaggtgtaacacgtGCTGACTAACGAGATGGGGGGAACCAGCACACGTGTAACACGTGCTGACTAACGAGATGGGGGagaaccagcacaggtgtaacacgtGCGGACTAACGAGATGACACCAGTCAGTGCGCCCTACGTGCTAAAGTACTATACGTGGtaaaagtccaacctcaaaacataaatggaaaaaactAACCTGTGAAAACGACATTATGGTGGAAGCCTGTGGCTAGGCTGGCTTTCACTTGGCCACTTCTTTCTTCCCtcaaatacattttcaattcaGTTGGGTTTTCAAACTACGATTAAAAGTAGTCTCCTCTGTATTAGTCATGGAAGGACtgattttgtttttatttgtgtgtttttgtgtgtgtcacaCTGACGTCTGTGCAGATGATGTATTTTGTTGTAATTTCTGAATAATCCTGATGAAATAAACCACTGAtgccagagagagaaaacaaacagGCTGAGTATTTTAAAGAGGTAGTTGTACAGTAATAGGTGTTGTCTCTGCGTTGCCAGGGTGACGTGTGGATCTGCATGGAGCTGATGGACACGTCTCTGGATAAGTTCTACAAGCAGGTGATCGATAAAGGCATGACCATCCCTGAAGACATCCTGGGGAAGATCACTGTAGCGGTGAGCGGacacctgggtcgtgttcatcaATGGAGATCATTTTAAAAATGATTTGCAATGGAAAACAAATTAGTTTCTTATTGGTCCagatagtccctccctgttttagttttttttattctGTTTGAAATGAGTTTCTTATTGGTCCagatagtccctccctgttttagttttttttattctGTTTGAAATGAGTTTCTTATTGGTCCagatagtccctccctgttttagttttttttattctGTTTGAAATGAGTTTCTTATTGGTCCagatagtccctccctgttttagttttttttattctGTTTGAAATGAGTTTCTTATTGGTCCagatagtccctccctgttttagtttttttattctgtttggtgcctaatgagcACCACCCTGCAGGGTAGCTGAATAATGCTTATAGCTGCAGTATAACGTCACACTGACCTCTGAGCAGATGATGTATTTTGTTTTAATTTCTGAATAATCCTGATGAAAGAAACCACtgatgccagagagagagaacagaacagaaagacATGCATAATGCTGTAGTCCACTTTCCTATTGATATGATTTATATGGTCATCTTTAAGAAGTGTCCACAGCAGCTTGTTGTGATGCTGTATAAGGAACAGGCACACAGTTCCCTCGGGTTATCCGGAGTGATGTCATtaaaatgcagtgtgtgtgtaactgcttctctctctccagatcgTCAAGGCTTTGGAGCATCTGCATAACAAACTGTCAGTGATACACCGAGGTAAATTAATGATACGGTTTCGTTAGCCTGCCGAGCTAAAGCCAAGGCAAACACAGCTCCCCaagctaacacaagtcttcaTGTCTTGGGCACGGTTACTCATCACTCGATCACCTCCTTTACTCATGTTGATCTGAAATGGCCCTTTATttgatttgtattattattattacttattATTTGCTCTCCGCCACGCTTGGAGGGACTAAACTATTCCTGATGattaaaatgtgtttgttttttataaCTTTGTGCAGATGTGAAGCCGTCCAACGTGCTGATCAACACACAGGGCCAGGTGAAGATGTGTGACTTCGGCATCAGCGGCCACCTGGTGGACTCTGTGGCCAAGACCATGGACGCCGGCTGCAAGCCCTACATGGCGGTGAGTAGGAATGGGTGCGCTCTGACACCTTCTCGGCCATGTTCAGTAGGCAACAGGGTTT is part of the Oncorhynchus clarkii lewisi isolate Uvic-CL-2024 unplaced genomic scaffold, UVic_Ocla_1.0 unplaced_contig_1140_pilon_pilon, whole genome shotgun sequence genome and harbors:
- the LOC139401957 gene encoding dual specificity mitogen-activated protein kinase kinase 6-like, translated to MSLSKGGKKKNPGLKLSKEVFDQPPPAAAAPPRDLDSKACVTIGEKNFVMKADDLEQIGELGRGAYGVVDKMRHVPSGLIMAVKRIRATVNTLEQKRLLMDLDISMRTVDCFFTVTFYGALFREGDVWICMELMDTSLDKFYKQVIDKGMTIPEDILGKITVAIVKALEHLHNKLSVIHRDVKPSNVLINTQGQVKMCDFGISGHLVDSVAKTMDAGCKPYMAPERINPDLNQKGYSVKSDIWSLGITMIELAILKFPYDSWGTPFQQLKQVVDEPSPQLPSGRFSPEFVDFSSQCLRKKPNERPAYTELMQHPFFTLHDSKETDVASFVKIILAD